A window of the Streptomyces griseochromogenes genome harbors these coding sequences:
- a CDS encoding winged helix-turn-helix transcriptional regulator, translating into MPIGRRPGAYVCGIDAAMDVIGGKWKVLILWALYERPHRFGELRRQLPGVTEKVLAAQLRELEADGIVHREVYDEVPPRVEYSLTGKGALLNEALAPLGAWGREHVLGGEVPAH; encoded by the coding sequence ATGCCGATCGGGCGGCGGCCGGGGGCGTACGTCTGCGGGATCGACGCGGCGATGGACGTCATCGGCGGCAAGTGGAAGGTGCTGATCCTGTGGGCGCTGTACGAGCGCCCGCACCGCTTCGGGGAGCTGCGCCGGCAGCTGCCCGGCGTGACGGAGAAGGTGCTCGCCGCGCAGCTGCGGGAACTGGAGGCCGACGGGATCGTGCACCGCGAGGTGTACGACGAGGTGCCGCCCCGCGTCGAGTACTCGCTGACCGGGAAGGGCGCGCTGCTGAACGAGGCGCTGGCGCCGCTCGGCGCGTGGGGGAGGGAACACGTCCTCGGCGGGGAGGTGCCCGCACACTGA
- a CDS encoding ABC transporter substrate-binding protein: protein MTSINRRTLLAAGVGAGLLTACGSNTGRGDGGGSGPRLSQWYHQYGETGAEQAVERYAGAYKKAHISVQWRPGNYDQQTAAALLTGSGPDVFEVNGPTLDQIQAGQVVDLTELLDGVKDDFNPAVLTPKTYDGKIWAIPQVIDTQLLYYRKSLLKDAGVEPPATLDALVDAARKLTDSKTKGLFLGNDGGAGVLGGTPLYAAGLQLVTDDGKVGFDDPAAARTLGKLHQLYADKSLLLGAPADWSDPSAFLQGLTAMQWSGLWALPQVRKELGDDFGVLPFPRDGAHGRPSVPVGAYGAAVSARGGHRQAAKEYVKWLWVERTDYQEDFALSYGFHIPARISLAKRAAKLRSGAAADAVRFTTEYGYAQPLLWTPAAQTAYQDALSRIIKSGAGPESELRAVVRKVSDELDRVKKKP, encoded by the coding sequence ATGACGAGCATCAACCGTAGGACGCTGCTGGCAGCGGGCGTGGGCGCCGGACTGCTCACCGCGTGCGGATCGAACACCGGACGGGGCGACGGCGGGGGCTCCGGGCCTCGGCTGTCGCAGTGGTACCACCAGTACGGAGAGACGGGGGCCGAGCAGGCCGTCGAGCGGTACGCCGGCGCCTACAAGAAGGCGCACATCAGCGTTCAGTGGCGGCCCGGCAACTACGACCAGCAGACCGCCGCCGCCCTGCTCACCGGCTCCGGACCCGATGTCTTCGAGGTCAACGGGCCCACGCTCGACCAGATCCAGGCCGGTCAGGTCGTCGACCTCACCGAGCTGCTCGACGGGGTCAAGGACGACTTCAACCCGGCCGTGCTCACCCCGAAGACGTACGACGGGAAGATCTGGGCCATCCCCCAGGTCATCGACACGCAGCTCCTCTACTACCGCAAGAGCCTGCTGAAGGACGCGGGAGTCGAGCCGCCCGCCACCCTGGACGCCCTCGTCGACGCCGCCCGGAAGCTCACCGACAGCAAGACCAAGGGGCTCTTCCTCGGCAACGACGGGGGCGCCGGCGTGCTCGGCGGAACTCCCCTCTACGCCGCCGGACTCCAGCTCGTCACCGACGACGGCAAGGTCGGCTTCGACGACCCCGCCGCCGCCCGCACCCTCGGCAAGCTGCACCAGCTGTACGCCGACAAGTCCCTCCTCCTCGGCGCCCCCGCCGACTGGTCCGACCCCTCCGCCTTCCTCCAGGGCCTGACCGCGATGCAGTGGTCCGGACTGTGGGCGCTGCCCCAGGTGCGGAAGGAACTCGGCGACGACTTCGGGGTGCTTCCCTTCCCCCGGGACGGCGCGCACGGCCGGCCCTCGGTTCCCGTCGGCGCGTACGGCGCGGCCGTCAGCGCGCGCGGCGGGCACAGGCAGGCCGCCAAGGAGTACGTGAAGTGGCTGTGGGTCGAACGCACCGACTACCAGGAGGACTTCGCGCTCTCCTACGGCTTCCACATCCCGGCCCGGATCTCCCTCGCGAAGAGGGCCGCCAAGCTGAGGTCGGGCGCGGCCGCCGACGCCGTCCGCTTCACCACCGAGTACGGCTACGCCCAGCCGCTGCTGTGGACCCCGGCCGCCCAGACCGCCTACCAGGACGCGCTCAGCCGGATCATCAAGAGCGGTGCCGGTCCCGAGAGCGAGCTGCGGGCCGTCGTACGGAAGGTGTCGGACGAGCTCGACCGCGTAAAGAAGAAGCCGTGA
- the nirD gene encoding nitrite reductase small subunit NirD, whose product MTLAPETTDLSVQLQLEDGWFTVCDLSRLLPGRGMAALLPDGRQAALFRDRNGTLYAIDNRDPFCGAAVLSRGLTGTRQGRPFVASPLLKQCFDLETGQCLDDESVRVATYEVRVA is encoded by the coding sequence ATGACCCTGGCACCCGAGACGACCGATCTGTCGGTCCAGCTCCAGCTGGAGGACGGCTGGTTCACGGTCTGCGACCTGAGCCGGCTGCTGCCCGGCCGGGGGATGGCGGCGCTGCTGCCCGACGGCCGCCAGGCCGCCCTGTTCCGCGACCGCAACGGCACCCTGTACGCGATCGACAACCGCGACCCCTTCTGCGGCGCGGCCGTTCTCTCCCGGGGCCTGACCGGCACCCGGCAGGGCCGCCCGTTCGTGGCGTCCCCGCTGCTCAAGCAGTGCTTCGACCTGGAGACCGGGCAGTGCCTGGACGACGAGTCGGTGCGTGTCGCCACCTACGAGGTGCGGGTGGCGTAA
- the nirB gene encoding nitrite reductase large subunit NirB, with amino-acid sequence MTATPGATPTIVLVGHGMVGQRFLEALAERGLTATHRVVVLCEEPRPAYDRVALTSYFSGKTAEDLSMTDMEFIGTHGIELYVGDPAQTIDREAKRVTARSGQIFAYDTLVLATGSYPFVPPVPGKDAEGCFVYRTIEDLLAIEAYAKTKAQVGAVVGGGLLGLEAAGALKGLGLTSHIVEFAPRLMPVQVDEGGGAALLRTIEEMGLSVHTGVGTQEIVVGPDGAVTGMKLSDGSELAADMVVFSAGVRPRDQLARDAGLAVGERGGISVDEQCRTVTDPHVFAIGECALAADGRVYGLVAPGYEQAETAAATIAADEASFTGADLSTKLKLLGVDVASFGDAHGTAEDCLDVVYSDSRAGLYKKLVIGRDGTLLGGILVGDAEAYGTLRALTGSVPPVSPESLVLPAGAGSGDRLGPSALPDEAIICSCHNVSKGTIRGAVSEHRCTTVPEVKKCTKAGTGCGSCVKVLGQLVTAELEASGVEVDKGLCGCFAQTREELYEIVLALRITSYQDLLDRHGREDARGGDGCEVCKPAVASVLASLAPAIGASGYVLDGEQAALQDTNDHFLANLQKNGSYSVVPRIPGGEIAPEKLIVIGEIARDFGLYTKITGGQRIDMFGARVEQLPLIWTRLVDAGFESGHAYGKSLRTVKSCVGQTWCRYGVQDSVRMAIDLELRYRGLRSPHKLKSAVSGCARECAEAQSKDFGVIATASGWNLYVGGNGGATPRHADLLAQDLSDAELVRLIDRFLMFYIRTADRLERTSTWLERIPGGLDHVREVVVADSLGICEELESLMAAHVAHYRDEWAETINDPEKLARFVSFVNAPDTPDPVVAFVPERDQMKPDLPLLAIGRRPLEDALEGSAQR; translated from the coding sequence ATGACCGCCACCCCGGGGGCCACCCCCACCATCGTGCTCGTCGGCCACGGCATGGTCGGCCAGCGCTTCCTCGAAGCGCTGGCCGAGCGCGGCCTGACCGCCACGCACCGCGTGGTCGTCCTGTGCGAGGAGCCGCGTCCGGCCTACGACCGCGTCGCCCTCACCTCGTACTTCTCGGGCAAGACCGCCGAGGACCTCTCCATGACCGACATGGAGTTCATCGGCACGCACGGCATCGAGCTGTACGTCGGCGACCCGGCGCAGACGATCGACCGCGAGGCGAAGCGGGTCACGGCGAGGTCGGGCCAGATCTTCGCGTACGACACCCTCGTCCTCGCCACCGGCTCGTACCCCTTCGTACCGCCGGTCCCGGGCAAGGACGCCGAGGGCTGCTTCGTCTACCGCACGATCGAGGACCTCCTCGCCATCGAGGCGTACGCGAAGACGAAGGCCCAGGTGGGCGCCGTCGTCGGCGGTGGACTGCTGGGACTTGAGGCGGCCGGTGCCCTCAAGGGCCTCGGACTCACCTCCCACATCGTGGAGTTCGCGCCGCGCCTGATGCCGGTGCAGGTCGACGAGGGCGGCGGCGCGGCCCTCCTGCGCACCATCGAGGAGATGGGCCTGAGCGTCCACACGGGCGTGGGCACGCAGGAGATCGTGGTCGGCCCGGACGGTGCCGTCACCGGCATGAAGCTGTCCGACGGCTCCGAACTCGCCGCCGACATGGTGGTGTTCAGCGCCGGTGTCCGCCCCCGCGACCAGCTGGCCCGCGACGCGGGCCTGGCGGTCGGCGAGCGCGGCGGCATCAGCGTCGACGAGCAGTGCCGTACGGTCACCGACCCGCATGTGTTCGCGATCGGCGAGTGCGCGCTGGCGGCGGACGGCCGGGTGTACGGCCTGGTGGCCCCGGGCTACGAGCAGGCGGAGACCGCCGCGGCCACCATCGCCGCCGACGAGGCCTCCTTCACGGGTGCCGACCTGTCCACCAAGCTGAAGCTGCTCGGCGTGGACGTGGCCTCCTTCGGCGACGCGCACGGCACGGCCGAGGACTGCCTGGACGTCGTCTACTCCGACTCCCGCGCCGGCCTGTACAAGAAGCTGGTCATCGGCCGGGACGGCACGCTGCTCGGCGGCATCCTGGTCGGTGACGCGGAGGCCTACGGCACCCTGCGCGCGCTGACCGGTTCGGTGCCCCCCGTCTCCCCCGAGTCGCTCGTCCTGCCCGCCGGAGCCGGCTCGGGGGACCGGCTCGGCCCGTCCGCCCTCCCGGACGAGGCGATCATCTGCTCCTGCCACAACGTCAGCAAGGGCACGATCCGCGGCGCGGTCAGCGAGCACCGGTGCACCACCGTGCCCGAGGTGAAGAAGTGCACCAAGGCCGGTACCGGCTGCGGAAGTTGTGTGAAGGTGCTCGGCCAGCTGGTCACCGCCGAGCTGGAGGCCTCCGGCGTCGAGGTCGACAAGGGCCTGTGCGGATGCTTCGCGCAGACCCGCGAGGAGCTGTACGAGATCGTCCTGGCCCTGCGCATCACCTCGTACCAGGACCTGCTGGACCGCCACGGCCGCGAGGATGCCCGGGGCGGCGACGGCTGCGAGGTCTGCAAGCCGGCCGTGGCCTCCGTCCTCGCCTCGCTCGCCCCGGCGATCGGCGCGAGCGGCTATGTCCTCGACGGCGAGCAGGCGGCCCTCCAGGACACCAACGACCACTTCCTCGCCAACCTGCAGAAGAACGGCTCGTACTCGGTGGTGCCGCGCATTCCCGGCGGGGAGATCGCGCCCGAGAAGCTGATCGTGATCGGCGAGATCGCCCGGGACTTCGGCCTCTACACGAAGATCACCGGCGGCCAGCGGATCGACATGTTCGGCGCGCGCGTGGAACAGCTCCCGCTGATCTGGACGCGTCTGGTGGACGCCGGCTTCGAGTCCGGGCACGCCTACGGCAAGTCGCTGCGCACGGTGAAGTCCTGCGTCGGGCAGACCTGGTGCCGCTACGGCGTCCAGGACTCGGTGCGCATGGCGATCGACCTGGAGCTGCGCTACCGGGGGCTCAGGTCGCCCCACAAGCTCAAGTCCGCCGTCTCCGGCTGCGCCCGCGAGTGCGCGGAGGCCCAGTCGAAGGACTTCGGCGTCATCGCCACCGCGAGCGGCTGGAACCTGTACGTCGGCGGCAACGGCGGCGCCACCCCGCGACACGCGGACCTGCTGGCCCAGGACCTCTCCGATGCCGAACTGGTCCGCCTGATCGACCGGTTCCTGATGTTCTACATCCGCACCGCCGACCGGCTGGAGCGCACCTCCACCTGGCTGGAGCGGATCCCGGGCGGTCTCGACCATGTGCGCGAGGTGGTCGTGGCGGACTCCCTCGGCATCTGCGAGGAGCTGGAGTCCCTGATGGCCGCGCACGTCGCGCACTACCGCGACGAGTGGGCCGAGACCATCAACGACCCCGAGAAGCTGGCCCGGTTCGTGTCCTTCGTGAACGCGCCGGACACCCCGGACCCGGTGGTCGCCTTCGTCCCCGAGCGGGACCAGATGAAGCCCGACCTGCCGCTGCTCGCCATCGGCCGCCGTCCCCTGGAAGACGCACTGGAAGGAAGCGCCCAGCGATGA
- a CDS encoding carbohydrate ABC transporter permease, which produces MDDALVRAGRALRLVLLIALALLFLIPFYLLVRNGLSSERDITSPEWTFFPGELRWGNVRELFDDPSVPFARSLLNSALIAVATTLGTLLLASLAGYGLARIPYRHANKVFYGILGTLLVPAAVTFVPSFVLVSSLGWISTLRGLIVPTLFSAFACFVFRQYFLGFPRELEDAAQVDGLGYWRTYWLVVVPNARPVFAAVGTIVFLGAWNSFLWPLVIGQDQNAWTVQVALSSFTTSQVIRLHELFVAAAVSILPLLLVFLCFQRWIVAGVERSGID; this is translated from the coding sequence ATGGATGACGCCCTGGTGCGGGCCGGGCGGGCGCTCAGGCTGGTGCTGCTGATCGCGCTCGCCCTGCTGTTCCTGATCCCCTTCTATCTGCTGGTCCGCAACGGTCTGTCGAGCGAGCGGGACATCACCTCGCCCGAATGGACCTTCTTTCCGGGCGAGTTGAGGTGGGGGAACGTCCGGGAACTGTTCGACGACCCCTCCGTCCCCTTCGCCCGCTCCCTCCTCAACAGCGCGCTGATCGCCGTCGCGACCACGCTCGGCACCCTCCTGCTCGCCTCCCTCGCGGGCTACGGCCTCGCCCGCATCCCCTACCGGCACGCGAACAAGGTCTTCTACGGCATCCTCGGCACCCTCCTGGTCCCGGCCGCCGTGACGTTCGTGCCCAGCTTTGTGCTGGTGTCGTCGCTGGGCTGGATCTCCACGCTGCGGGGACTGATCGTCCCGACGCTGTTCTCGGCCTTCGCCTGCTTCGTCTTCCGGCAGTACTTCCTGGGCTTTCCCCGGGAGCTGGAGGACGCGGCGCAGGTCGACGGGCTCGGGTACTGGCGCACGTACTGGCTGGTCGTCGTGCCGAACGCGCGGCCGGTGTTCGCGGCCGTCGGGACCATCGTGTTCCTCGGCGCGTGGAACTCCTTCCTGTGGCCCCTGGTCATCGGGCAGGACCAGAACGCCTGGACGGTGCAGGTGGCGCTGTCGTCCTTCACCACGTCCCAGGTGATCCGGCTGCACGAGCTGTTCGTCGCCGCCGCCGTGTCGATCCTGCCGCTGCTGCTCGTCTTCCTGTGCTTCCAGCGGTGGATCGTGGCGGGGGTGGAGCGGTCGGGGATCGACTAG
- a CDS encoding NAD(P)-dependent oxidoreductase gives MTDNSLSPSPRTPVSLLGTGAMGTALGRAWLAAGHPLTVWNRTPGRTTALAAEGATVARSAAEAVAAGRLVVVCLLDDASVGEALARAELTGRDLVNLTTGTPGEARTRAAWAKERGARFLDGGIMAVPPMIGAPGAFVLYSGDSDLFEEHGDVLAAPAGTEYVGADPGLAALHDVALLSGMYGMFAGITHAFALVRDEDVAPKEFAALLVPWLNAMAAMAHGTAGRLASGDLTTGVVSSLAMQVAGAGTLLRAAEEQGVSSELLTPFLDLMRRRLADGHGDEDTTGLVGLLRARP, from the coding sequence ATGACCGACAACTCCCTTTCCCCAAGCCCCCGTACGCCCGTCTCCCTGCTCGGCACCGGCGCCATGGGCACCGCGCTCGGCCGCGCCTGGCTCGCCGCCGGACATCCGCTGACCGTCTGGAACCGCACGCCCGGGCGGACCACGGCCCTGGCCGCCGAGGGCGCCACGGTCGCCCGGAGCGCGGCGGAGGCGGTCGCGGCCGGCCGGCTCGTCGTGGTGTGCCTGCTGGACGACGCGTCGGTGGGCGAGGCACTGGCGCGGGCCGAGCTCACCGGCCGGGACCTGGTGAACCTCACGACCGGCACCCCCGGCGAGGCCCGGACACGCGCCGCCTGGGCGAAGGAGCGCGGCGCCCGCTTCCTGGACGGCGGGATCATGGCCGTACCGCCGATGATCGGCGCGCCCGGCGCCTTTGTCCTCTACAGCGGCGACAGCGACCTGTTCGAGGAGCACGGGGACGTGCTGGCCGCGCCGGCCGGCACCGAGTACGTCGGCGCCGACCCGGGACTCGCCGCACTGCACGACGTGGCGCTGCTGAGCGGGATGTACGGCATGTTCGCCGGGATCACGCACGCCTTCGCGCTGGTGCGCGACGAGGACGTGGCGCCGAAGGAGTTCGCCGCGCTGCTCGTGCCGTGGCTGAACGCGATGGCGGCCATGGCCCACGGGACGGCCGGGCGGCTGGCGAGCGGCGATCTGACGACCGGGGTGGTTTCCAGCCTGGCCATGCAGGTCGCGGGCGCCGGGACGCTGCTGCGCGCGGCCGAGGAGCAGGGCGTGAGCAGCGAACTGCTGACCCCGTTCCTGGACCTGATGCGCCGCCGTCTGGCCGACGGGCACGGGGACGAGGACACCACGGGTCTGGTCGGCCTGCTGCGCGCACGGCCCTGA
- a CDS encoding NAD(P)/FAD-dependent oxidoreductase: MTSKTRVVVIGAGLAGVRLARRLGELGTPALLVGEEEHRPYNRVLLAEVLAGRYAPEVIALPAPGGLVRTRVTGIDRAARRLDCADGSSIAYDTLVLATGSNPVLPPLRGLFTPDHLLPEGVHAFRTMDDCLGLSKAVRPGVRAVVIGGGLLGVSSARALAVRGAQVVLAQQAERLMERQLDPSASRLVLRHLRDLGVEVHTECRVRDVRSVGGAVRSVELADGYALDADLVVLACGVRPRSGLAEQAGLAVRRGVLVDDELRTSDPHIHAVGDCAEHDGTVYGLAAPALEQADALAGLLAGDAESPAARYTGTRSLTRLTLTGPGSPFDLAAFGETEARPGDDVVQLADATRGTYRKVVVRDDRLVGGVLVGELGTVGALARAWEGAEPLPDDGPLLHLLTNDGGS, from the coding sequence ATGACCTCGAAAACGCGTGTGGTGGTGATCGGCGCCGGCCTCGCGGGCGTACGACTCGCCCGGCGGCTCGGCGAGCTGGGCACGCCCGCGCTGCTCGTCGGCGAGGAGGAGCACCGGCCCTACAACCGGGTCCTGCTCGCCGAGGTGCTGGCCGGCCGGTACGCCCCGGAGGTGATCGCCCTGCCCGCGCCCGGCGGCCTGGTGCGCACCCGGGTCACCGGCATCGACCGCGCGGCACGGCGCCTCGACTGCGCCGACGGCTCGTCGATCGCATACGACACGCTGGTGCTGGCCACCGGCTCCAACCCCGTGCTGCCGCCGCTGCGCGGCCTGTTCACCCCGGACCACCTGCTCCCGGAGGGCGTCCACGCGTTCCGCACGATGGACGACTGCCTGGGCCTGTCCAAGGCGGTACGGCCCGGTGTGCGGGCGGTCGTCATCGGCGGCGGGCTGCTCGGGGTCTCCTCCGCCCGCGCGCTCGCGGTGCGCGGCGCGCAGGTGGTGCTCGCCCAGCAGGCCGAGCGGCTCATGGAGCGCCAGCTCGACCCGAGCGCCTCCCGGCTGGTGCTGCGGCACCTGAGGGACCTCGGTGTCGAGGTGCACACCGAGTGCCGGGTGCGGGACGTGCGCTCGGTCGGCGGCGCGGTCCGCTCGGTGGAGCTGGCCGACGGGTACGCCCTCGACGCCGATCTCGTGGTGCTCGCCTGCGGGGTGCGACCGCGCTCCGGTCTGGCCGAACAGGCGGGACTCGCCGTCCGTAGGGGCGTCCTCGTCGACGACGAGCTGCGCACCTCGGACCCGCACATCCACGCCGTCGGCGACTGCGCCGAGCACGACGGCACGGTGTACGGCCTCGCCGCCCCGGCTCTCGAACAGGCCGACGCCCTCGCCGGACTCCTCGCGGGCGACGCCGAAAGCCCGGCGGCTCGCTACACCGGCACCCGTTCGCTGACCCGGCTGACCCTCACCGGTCCCGGATCCCCCTTCGACCTCGCCGCGTTCGGCGAGACCGAGGCCCGCCCCGGCGACGACGTCGTGCAGCTCGCCGACGCCACCCGGGGCACGTACCGCAAGGTCGTCGTCCGCGACGACCGCCTGGTCGGCGGGGTCCTGGTCGGCGAACTCGGCACCGTGGGCGCGCTCGCCCGCGCCTGGGAGGGAGCGGAGCCGCTCCCCGACGACGGCCCCCTGCTCCACCTGCTCACCAACGACGGAGGCTCCTGA
- a CDS encoding SDR family NAD(P)-dependent oxidoreductase, with translation MTLTRFTGRTALVTGAGSGIGRAVALALAAEGARVVVAGRRPEPLDETVRLIEEQGGEALAVIADVSRAADAEALVQAAVEHFGSLDVAVNNAGVLRGGQPLADLPEDDWHAQLATNLTGVYLALKAQVRRMRTQPSGGAIVNVSSNLGRHAALAGAAAYAATKAAVTALSRGAALDHIGDGVRINVVSPGATATSMSLRPGETEEGRADRAKATLPLGRISTTEEVAAAVLYLASDAAASLVGTDLVVDSGASL, from the coding sequence ATGACCCTCACCCGTTTCACCGGCAGGACCGCCCTCGTCACCGGCGCGGGCTCCGGCATCGGACGCGCCGTGGCGCTCGCCCTCGCGGCCGAGGGGGCCCGCGTGGTCGTGGCCGGGCGCCGTCCGGAGCCGCTGGACGAGACGGTCCGGCTGATCGAGGAGCAGGGCGGCGAGGCCCTCGCGGTGATCGCCGACGTCTCCCGCGCCGCCGACGCCGAGGCGCTGGTCCAGGCCGCCGTGGAGCACTTCGGCTCGCTCGACGTGGCCGTCAACAACGCCGGCGTCCTGCGCGGCGGGCAGCCCCTCGCCGACCTGCCCGAGGACGACTGGCACGCCCAGCTCGCCACCAACCTCACCGGCGTCTACCTGGCCCTGAAGGCCCAGGTCCGCCGGATGCGCACCCAGCCCTCGGGCGGCGCGATCGTCAACGTGTCCTCCAACCTCGGCCGGCACGCCGCCTTGGCCGGAGCCGCCGCCTACGCGGCGACCAAGGCCGCCGTGACCGCCCTCAGCCGGGGCGCCGCCCTGGACCACATCGGCGACGGCGTCCGTATCAACGTGGTCAGCCCCGGCGCCACCGCCACCTCCATGTCGCTGCGCCCCGGAGAGACCGAGGAGGGCCGGGCCGACCGTGCCAAGGCCACCCTCCCGCTCGGCCGGATCTCCACCACCGAGGAGGTCGCCGCCGCCGTCCTCTACCTGGCCTCCGACGCCGCGGCCTCGCTGGTCGGCACCGATCTGGTGGTGGACAGCGGCGCCTCCCTGTGA
- a CDS encoding class F sortase, with the protein MRRIGDTAIAAVTVVALGSGVWLLGSGTHAPPQPSAAEGRPEPGEERLAAPALEPSAPTRIRIPAIRVNAPLMGLALTRSGSLDVPPAKEKNLAGWYEAGTMPGETGTAIIAGHVDNTEGPAVFYDLGALKRGAVIEIGRQDGSVAVFTVDAVEVYAARDFPDEKVYGAATRPELRVITCGGGYSKATGYQGNVVVFAHLTGGRR; encoded by the coding sequence ATGCGCAGGATCGGGGACACCGCCATAGCCGCAGTGACCGTCGTCGCCCTCGGCTCGGGGGTGTGGCTGCTCGGCTCCGGGACGCATGCGCCACCGCAGCCGTCGGCCGCCGAGGGCCGGCCCGAGCCGGGCGAGGAGCGGCTCGCGGCCCCCGCTCTGGAGCCGTCGGCGCCCACCCGCATCCGGATCCCCGCGATCCGTGTGAACGCCCCTCTGATGGGCCTCGCCCTCACCCGCAGCGGGAGCCTGGACGTGCCGCCCGCCAAGGAGAAGAACCTCGCCGGCTGGTACGAGGCCGGCACCATGCCCGGCGAGACGGGCACCGCGATCATCGCGGGCCATGTCGACAACACCGAGGGCCCGGCCGTCTTCTACGACCTCGGCGCCCTGAAGCGGGGCGCCGTCATCGAGATCGGCCGCCAGGACGGCTCCGTGGCCGTGTTCACCGTGGACGCGGTGGAGGTGTACGCGGCCCGGGACTTCCCCGACGAGAAGGTGTACGGGGCGGCGACCCGTCCCGAGCTGCGGGTCATCACCTGCGGCGGCGGTTACTCGAAGGCCACCGGCTACCAGGGCAACGTGGTGGTCTTCGCGCATCTCACCGGCGGCCGCCGCTGA
- a CDS encoding TetR/AcrR family transcriptional regulator, translated as MARTKEFDPDAALQSALELFWRRGYEATSMADLVEHLGIGRASLYATFGSKHELYLKALERYERSGLTRIVRELSGPGPALPAVRAVVRRYAAEAAHEELRHNGCLITNAATELAPHDPAAARQVERNWDHVETLLHSALVRAQAQGELAEIRDPLALARMLLVLMQGLRVVGKASSDPARVRDAADQALALLD; from the coding sequence GTGGCCAGGACCAAGGAATTCGACCCGGACGCCGCGCTGCAGTCAGCCCTGGAGCTGTTCTGGCGGCGCGGCTACGAGGCCACCTCGATGGCCGACCTGGTGGAGCACCTCGGCATCGGCAGAGCGAGCCTGTACGCGACCTTCGGGAGCAAGCACGAGCTGTATCTGAAGGCACTGGAGCGCTACGAGCGATCGGGCCTGACACGGATCGTGCGCGAGCTGTCCGGGCCAGGCCCCGCCCTGCCCGCCGTACGAGCGGTCGTGCGCCGGTACGCGGCGGAGGCGGCCCACGAGGAACTGCGCCACAACGGCTGCCTGATCACGAACGCGGCGACCGAGCTGGCCCCGCACGACCCGGCCGCCGCACGGCAGGTCGAGCGCAACTGGGACCACGTGGAAACCCTGCTGCACTCGGCGCTCGTGCGCGCCCAGGCCCAGGGCGAGCTGGCCGAGATCCGCGATCCGCTCGCCCTCGCCCGCATGCTGCTGGTGCTGATGCAGGGCCTGCGGGTGGTCGGCAAGGCGTCCTCGGACCCGGCCCGGGTCCGGGACGCGGCGGACCAGGCACTGGCACTGCTCGACTGA
- a CDS encoding carbohydrate ABC transporter permease, producing MSRRNAFWFWVFVGPFALGLALFTYVPLLWSVALSFFDAHNTVTPTHFVGLHNYTAMLRDDAFLDSLRTFLVFTAFIVPATYVFSLSLALMVNRLRRARAFFRSVFFLPAACSYVVAALVWKMSLFNGVRFGLANTVLGWFGGDPVAWLSTTDPPWYWLVIVTVRLWLQAGFYMILFLAGLQRIDPVLYEAAAVDGARPGWTVLRHITLPQLRATSVAVVLLLVINAFQAFDEFYNLLSDARGYPPYARPPLVYLYYTALGQGQNLGLGSAGAVILALVIAVVTVGQARWLRLGRTDTDG from the coding sequence GTGAGCAGGCGGAACGCCTTCTGGTTCTGGGTCTTCGTCGGGCCCTTCGCCCTCGGGCTCGCCCTGTTCACCTACGTCCCGTTGCTGTGGAGCGTGGCGCTCAGCTTCTTCGACGCCCACAACACCGTCACGCCCACGCACTTCGTCGGGCTGCACAACTACACGGCGATGCTGAGGGACGACGCGTTCCTCGACAGCCTGAGGACCTTCCTCGTCTTCACCGCGTTCATCGTGCCCGCCACCTACGTCTTCTCGCTCTCCCTCGCCCTGATGGTGAACCGCCTCCGGCGGGCGCGGGCCTTCTTCCGGTCCGTGTTCTTCCTGCCCGCCGCGTGCAGTTACGTCGTCGCGGCGCTCGTGTGGAAGATGTCGCTGTTCAACGGGGTGCGGTTCGGGCTCGCGAACACCGTGCTGGGGTGGTTCGGCGGCGATCCCGTCGCCTGGCTGTCCACCACCGATCCGCCCTGGTACTGGCTGGTCATCGTCACCGTACGGCTGTGGCTGCAGGCCGGGTTCTACATGATCCTCTTCCTCGCCGGGCTCCAGCGGATCGACCCGGTGCTCTACGAGGCGGCCGCCGTGGACGGGGCCCGGCCCGGCTGGACCGTGCTGCGGCACATCACCCTGCCCCAGCTGCGGGCCACCTCGGTCGCGGTGGTGCTGCTGCTCGTCATCAACGCCTTCCAGGCCTTCGACGAGTTCTACAACCTGCTGTCCGACGCGCGGGGTTATCCGCCCTACGCCCGGCCGCCGCTCGTCTACCTCTACTACACCGCCCTGGGACAGGGGCAGAACCTGGGGCTCGGCAGCGCGGGGGCGGTGATCCTCGCGCTGGTCATCGCCGTCGTGACGGTCGGGCAGGCGCGGTGGCTGAGGCTGGGAAGGACGGACACCGATGGATGA